Genomic window (Argopecten irradians isolate NY chromosome 2, Ai_NY, whole genome shotgun sequence):
ATAAGCGGCACTAAGTTCCGTTTCATCAAACAGCATACtattgataattaatataaCGTTGGAACAAACACAGACATACATGTTAGATATGATCTGATTTTCaactattttcattggctaatacatggtcacgtgaCGTTCAATAGATAGCGTATTTAATCGgcgtttcctttttagaaacaCGTGGTACCGAGTTAATATTCCTTTGTGAACTGATTTGGTTTagctacaatgtacatgtgtaacgGAGCAGCCTTTGGCGGGTAATGGCTATTTCAATTTCatcagattttatttcataacaagaggcccatggaccttaacggtcatctgattgTTGGCACAAtgcaacacctcaaagaatttagtagtggcaaacaattcAGGCAATACAAAGGGAACTCTTTAAATAAAAGAAGTTCAGGCTCTGatttatttgatgaattagaccatgaatgaaggtcccttaaTCCTCACAatgctacaagtccaatatccaagtagtttaaagattttagcctatttgtcccctgtgaccttgaatgaaggcagCATTACAACTCCTTAATGTCCTAGAAGAATGGACAGAAGCCCTAGACAGAGCCCTGGATATAGAATGTATATACCTAGATTTCCGAAAGGCATTTGACACCGTCCCCCATCACCGTCTGATGAAAAAACTGGAAGCGTATGGAATCAATAAAGAAACCCTCACATGGTTGGAAGACTTCCTAGTAAACAGACAACAACGTGTTATTATCAACGGCGAAACATCCAAGTGGGGCAGAGTGACATCGGGAATACCTCAGGGTTCGGTGTTGGGGCCGCTGCTGTTTGTCATCTATATAAATGATCTGCCCGAGATGATTAAGTCAACTGTTTACTTATTTGCGGACGACACAAAACTATTCCAGATAATTAACTCACAAGAAAGCAAAAAGTCAATACAAGAAGATTTGCTGCAACTCACACATTGGAGTGAGGCTACTCAAATTCAACGAGGACAAGTGCAAGTCACTACACGTCGGGAAACACACTGGAGGGAACACTGGATATGTGCTTAATAATACAACATTAGAAGAAGTGGAAGAAGAAAAGGACCTTGGGGTCATATTTGATAAAGAGCTTACATTTGACAAACACATTAgcgaaaaagtacaaaaagcaACTTCAATTTTCGGTATGATCAGAAGAACATTTAAGTTCCTAGATTCTAAACTATTTATTCCACTTTACAAATCTTTGGTAAGAACCCATCTGGAATATGCAAGTGTTGTCTGGAGaccatataaaatgaaacacattGAACAGTTGGAAGGAGTACAAAGAAAGGCGACTAAAACAACTACCGGGAATGGATAACCTATCTTATCCTGAGAGGCTTAAGAAGTTAAAACTCCCAACCCTGAGTTACAGACGTGTACGAGGTGACATGATAGAAACCTACAAGGCAGTTACAGGGAAATACGACAAAGGAGCAACCCAGTTCATAAGGATGTGGTCCGACACATCAGAGAGGTCTAGCACTAGGACAAACTCGCTGAAAATATTCCCCCAGCATACTAAAACATTGATCAGGAAGAACTCATTCTCCGTTAGGATTGCTTCAATATGGAACAACCTACCAGACCATGTCGTTACATCTAAGACATTGGACACCTTCAAAAACAGATTGGACAATCACTGGAACGAACAGGAAATCAAATACAATAACTATAAAGAGAATATCAGCTAGGAAGTGGCtaaaatcataatatgtaactaaAAATATTACGAGTCCAGCAAAGAGGATCTATAAGGAGCCTGTGCTGGAAAACATCATTAAGAATCATTAAGAAGGcaaaggtccttcatttgagcatacttgtagcccttcatcccagcatgtcacaggcccaatatcaggtctctaagcctcttagttattcacaagaagtcgatAAAAAAATTTGAcccatttatttgaacaaacttggtatcccttcatcccagcatgtgacaggcccaatatgagtttcctgggccttttggtttttgagaagaagtcgttcaaagaatttagcctatttcacccctgtgaccttgaatgcagGTCaatgtccttcatttgaacaaatgtTAAAGCCTTTCATCatagcatgtcacaggcccaatatcatgtctctaggcctcatagttattcacaaggagccgttttaaagattttagcgtatttgacacctgtgaccttgaatgaaagttaGGACCGTGAATGCTTCCGGCGATATCCGGGACAGTCCGGCATAGCAACGCTGGTCCGGGAGAAAAAAttaatatgtttaattttttcGCCGGACCTACACGGACAAAAATTGTCCGTACCGATTCGTGCACGATCCGTGTACATCCCCGCCAGCAATGACaatgataatttttattatcataggctgaagtttacagtgcagagaattaaacatcaattttacaattaagtCAACAAGGAGTACTAGTACCATTCGCCGAGACCCCCTCCTGCTACACATATATGTGTGATCGTCAGAAATTCGGGACGATTTGAAAcaatttataatgtatttatcaatGAAATGACGACTAACATACTTTATTTACGTTTTTGATTGTGAATTTTCGTGACCTCGTCAGCTTCTGTTTCATTCAATTGGTCTGCAAACGTTTTCGAAGCAATCTTTATCTTAGACTGGTGACGTTTTTCCTGATCCGTTCCACAACACTTTTCCATTGTCATGAAATATATTCTAAATTATGTTGACATATTTCACCTCTAATTCCATTGGCCTGTTCCATGGTGTTTGCAGTTTCGTTTATTTGAGCTTATTTGGAACGGAAGTAATTCAGCCTTTTCCGAACATTCATTTCCGACATGCCTGCTTAACGCATGTAGCTCTAGATCCGAGGCCACATTCAAAACTTGCCACTCCagatcacagggatctgagaataagttgcatattatacaataattgacccaccagagtgtcatAAGACCATTTTAGGCGctttagaggtctagatcaaaatggcactctggtgggtccataattatgtAATCTGTAACAATAACTCTTAAGATCTCTATGCTCCAGATCCGAATATTGTACTTACGGTGTATTTCATGCTGCTATGGATTTAATCagaaatgtgtatatatacaatgtatatataattatatacatatattttgaaatagttgtgacttcaatgcttataattaattttccaggctactactttataaaacaaaatacgtttactcgtacgattccattgatttttttccaagggattattttttccaaatcaatacgcaacgtcaatgtttctattgtgacgtcacgataacgtctggtttccgcgccattctcggatatttttttccatcgtggaatgaaaaaaatgaataggccaatcagaaagccagaaacaaagagaaaattaaaaatatacatatattgtgaAATATTGCATAACGTAATAAAAATCGTAGAAAAATGTTGCTTTAACCCCATGAATGTTTACTGGAACCAAGAGCATGAGGAAAGCTTAGAATGTTTTCAGCAATGAATGATCGACCTGACAAGGACCTATAATAGCATATTGATTGTACTAAGGCGTGTTGAAGAGTACAGAACGTGGAATTTTAATACTTATTTCTTGTGAAAGCTCCTGATTCTGGGTTCGATTGCTCCGACAGGCAAGCTAATCTTAAGCCTAATCGTTTAGGCGTGCAACATTATGCTCAAAGTGATATTATTAACcatacaatttgatttaaattaaaGCATCCGATAAAGACTGAAGTTTATGTTAAACCACTTTTCAAATCCTTCTACTTAACAATTATTCATACGATCCTTTCCTTCTTTTTACTTTGAAGTTTCTCCAGTCTACTCCACGAGCATTTGCTGATTAATCTTACAGCTAGTCTTGATCATATTATTCAGATAATACTACAACGACATCtattattatacaatacaatattgtattgtctattattatatctttattaaaacaaaatgcgTGTGCCTGTGGTCCGCTTGAGACTTCATGTGAAAGGTCCTTTCTCTTTTGTCGTCAGCATCGAAGggttttgtacatatatataattaaatattcaaatgacCAGATGTCAGGAGCAAAACAGATGAAAAATATAAGATAGTAATTACTAGAATCTATGAGTATCTAATAGTTATATTGCCGAGTGTGTATATCTTAtgtaaataaaagtaaataaatgcAGGTGTTGCTGAAGGTTCAGTCCTTGGACCCttactatttatattgtacGTGCATGCTATTACTGACAATCTTATCTGCATTTCGAAGCTGCATGTATTTGCTAATGATACTTCCTTATTTTGTTcagataaattttaattaattattaaaaatattattctgAAATCAATCTGCATTTCGAAGCTGCATGTGTTTGCGAATGATACTTCCTTATTTTGTTCagataaatttcaattaattattaacaagagatcccagagggatcttggcgcccaccaaagaatgatcaatatctgacaaaggaaagatggatcttttctctactttttaaaccttttcaaacatactacatataaaatttgagacagatcgcttcagttccttttgagaaatagcggtaacaaacttcaactatcaaaatccaagatgactccttggcggccatcttgttgatcaatcggtcccaaatcacaatatgcacaactagggccctaggggaacctatatgtggaatttgagaaagatccattcaatgctttctgagaaatagcgataacaaactttgaatataaaaatccaagatggctgcctggcagcaatcttgttgaccgatcggtcccaaatcacaatatgcacaactagggccctaggggaacctacatatgaattttgagacaattcccttcagtactttctgagaaatagcgataacaaactttgaataacaaaatccaagatggctgcctggcggccatcttgttgactgatcggtcccaaaatgcaatatgcacaactaggtccctaggggaacctacatatgaaatttgagacagatcccttcagtactatctgagaaatatctataacaaattttaactttcaaaatccaagatggcggcctggcggccatcttgttcaccgattggtccaaaaatgcaatatgcactacaagggccctagggaaacctacatattaaatttgagaaagatcccttcagcactttttgagaaatagggatatcaaaccttaactatcaaaatcaaagatggctgcctggcggacatcttgtttttccgatcagcctcaaaatctgtatggcacaactagggaccaagggtaacctccatgtgaagtttgaacaaaatcccttcagcagttctcaagaaatatcgataacaaacttcaactgccaaaatcaaagatggctgcctggcggccatcttgtttttccgatcagcctcaaaatctgcatgtcacaactagggaccaagggtaccctccatgtgaagtttgaacaaaatcccttcagtagttctcaagaaatatcgataacaaacttcaactgccaaaatcaaagatggctgcctggcggacatcttgtttttccgatcagcctcaaaatctgtattgcacaactagggaccaagggtaccttccatgtgaagtttgaacaaaatcccttcagcagTTTTTCAAGAAAtaacgataacaaacttcaactgccaaaatcaaagatggctgcctggcggccatcttgtttttccgatcagcctcaaactctgtatggcacaaatatggaccaaggggaccctccatgtgaagtttgaacaaaatccctgcagcagtttttaagaaatagtgataacaagcattgtttacggacggcggacgccggaccacggacgcagggtgatttgaatagcccaccatctgatgatggtgggctaaaaatataatTCTGAAATCACTGTCATGTAGGTTTTGTATGGAACTACTGGTATGTTAATTGGGGAATTGCAAGCTTGAGTATAGGATATGATGTAGAAATAATCCTTCCGTACTTAGTCTGATTTCATGTAAGACTggctgtacatgtacatcatatcCGACATGTAGTCCTATGGTGTATTGGTAGTTATACAAAGCTAATATCACAAGAAAACTAAGGAATTTGTTTCTTTGGTATGATAAGCTTATTGAGAAATTGATTGTTTCCTTTTCAGCCCAGGAAAGAATGGTTCTGGTGTTATGGTCTTAGTAACCAATTTAGTTTGTTTAATAACTATAAGCCCTCCTATTTTTATTGTTTCCAGACAGCAACGAACAAGAAAGGTTTTCGGgagtttataaataatttggtGGTTTGTCTGCTGTTGAAAAGGTCCAATTTTTTACAAAAGGTTTCATGCAAGTTGaatattaaatacaatgtacatatccAATGGAAGCACGAAAGTTGTGTTAAAGAAAACCTTAAAATGGTCGATGGCTGTCCTGCACCTTAAAGATCcattaaaccaataaaaacacTACTACATtttacacaacaaaataacatttcCTTTTATTTCATCGATAACAGGTGATTCACGTGATAATCGCACGTGcacaataattttaatatatacagtgtagatacacacacacttacactgtacaCACACCTTTCTCTATGACATTTTCACAGCTGCTAGACTCTGAAACTATAAATTACAAGTAGATCTATAAACACATTCAAAGGTTTGCTTATTATTTCCAGTCACTCTTACACCAGTTCCCTCCCTTTGTTCAGTCACAAAGCGTGGCCGAGGACCCAACTTGGGAGGAAACCAGATCTGTTTTACTCTCACATCCAAACAGCCAGTCTAGAGGTCCCGAATAGCACCAAACATCCGATCGCTCGCACACACATTGACTAGATGTATCTATAACATTATGGTGTATCTACGCAAGTCAAGTACTTTCAAGTAGCAACCTTTGTCTTCgacttcaacatttaaaattaacaaaataatgataaaaataaggCCCCTTCAAATAAAATTCTACAAGCAATCAAAATAGGAAACACCTTttgtaatttctatatatttgaaaatagtatttgtttttaaagaaacaGCTTTCAAATTTATTGTTACCGTATTTTAAATTGATCCtgtttgttgatgtttttgttgttgttatatttaattttacttaaatcatcgtACCTAAGGCAGCGTGGAAAGCGCTCAAATAAGTACAGTcatagtatatgtatataacatttaaacaggaaaatgaataattcataTTAATAAACTGAAACCGACAACATTTTAGATagattaaaatattcaaacataaTCCTTAGTTATTGAAGACACTGAGGTAGAAATATATGAAAGAAAACAGATCCTGACAaccaaatatgtatattaattttcaaaaaaagtgAACAACACATTTTGACACCGAGTGTAACTTTGATGCCGAGATTTGCACCAGTTTTCTtgatttcacaaaaaataaaccCATATCCTTTTGCTTGTTTGGTTTTCACGTGAAGGTATCTCTGTTGAAAAGCATTTGATCTATATAAATTGAATGAACATTCTCACCCTGGTTTTTAATTCATCGTTactattttaatgaaattaagtGTAATATTTGTTCCTGAATATTATAAATGTTCATAGGATTACAGAAATCGCTCTAGTATCATCCTCAATTTTGTAAGAAAGTCAGAATATTAAGCTAAAAAGAATTTAACTGTTAGCTATTGAAGATatggaaacaaaacaaaaaaataactatcaattgacaaaacaaatacatagtGATCACAAACATGCATTCAAACATGGGAAGCAAGATATACAAGTTCCtctaaataaataacaatatacaaatacaggcAACAGACTAGAAGATCGACAGCTTCTCCTAATTCTTAATTACCTTTGTGAAACACAAGATGTGTAAAATACTGATTACTTTCTTCTAATTGTCTAAAATGACATCCGATAGCCCTAGAAAATAATTCTCCTACACCGACCACTGCCACACAATCTTCCTACCACACTATTTAACTTTCTTTAAAACCTTAACTTTAATTAAATGATTTAAGTTTCAATGAAAACTTTTGAGGAAAAATAATAGTAATattccatgtcattatttaaatgataaaccaacattttgtattgatttttttaatgtaatagATTTCCAGATAACTTAAAGTGTTTAATTACACAATATATCAAATCAGTAGTAATGTAatgttggtttttgtttgttCCCCCCCCtctcaaaatattaaaattctttCAATATTCCCaaacataattttcaaaattgagaAACTTTCCTTTCCATAAAAGTTAAATGATCTATCCagtttttctttaatttaataAACAGAACCTATGCTTCGTGTTGAATATGATTGAATGCACATACTTTCTCCAGCTATGTTTTAACTTCCTTGACAGTAAAACATAGATATAAGACCTCATCATTACCTCACTTAATACAATGGaatataaacacaatacaaatgtaaaaatcTTATGTACATATATCTTTGTGTAGTAGTGATAATTCTGTAGCGCTATCATAAAAGGTGTATATAGTGTACATGAGAATACATAACAAACTTATAAATACAATGGCTTCCACGATCAGCCATGTAGACTGAACAGGGGATAACAAAAAACATCTTAATAATATAGCACTTATACTTTAGACTGAGTAAATAGATTGGtatataacacagaaacaaaatcACCAGCTTGAAGAAAAAGACcttttttttctggtttttgTATTGtgaagttatctccccctgttATTGAATACTGATCGATATGTCATCCATTTGCTCGAGAAAATTTATTGTTTTCCCCAAATCAATGAGATAACGATCAATACCCGCATGTTAATAACTTCTAACTGTGCCTTGTCTAAAGACAAGATAAGATATAGTCTACTTCAATTTGTATTTCTACTAATTTCCTGCGTTTGGTTCCtataatttttgtttcatttatctTCCGGTGTATTCACTGAAGTAAACATTCTTAGATTGTCTAAGCATTTTAAAATGAGATTTAATATTGCCAACTTCTCAAAGACAATATATGGTTTTTTTGAAAGTTTTCTCCtaaataatattgatatggtGCTCAATTTTCAACTACAGATGGCATATTAATTTGAACCAATACATTCTAAAAAGATAATTTTTACAgtctttatattttaaataccAAATAAAAACCCTTAAAGTTTGAGTCAAAATGTAGTGTAAAATGGTTACCAGTGGATTACTGGCCTACTTAAATAATTACTGTACAGACGTAAAATCTATAGAAGGTGTTTTCAATTTATATTCCATCTTAACATTATACAGATTAGAATCTACAGACTTCAGCAAGTCTATACACTTGTACTTAACTCACATTATAAATGACCATAAACTGACTCAGTAAAACAGGTCTATAGCAATGCTTCTTATAGCAActcaatgatataaatataaaatgttaaaaccaTATTACCAGTAATCTTAATGCTCTGATATTcaaaagaatttaaaaatttCATCTCAATATGACACTCAAGTCTTTGTTCTGTACACAACAATATACACATCATCGATATTTAATGCTGTTTATCGCTATATTCTTTGGTACTACGTACTATCTCCTGGTAAATACTAACAAGCTTTTTGctatacagagttatcttctcttttaagaaaatattgataaattagaGAAAAAAACTCCAAGAGATATTTACTGATAATTTTGCTCACTAATTACTGGGTTTTCTCCCTTAGTAACATGTGATAAAACAACCAAGAGCAGATTACTCAATATAGCAAAAGTTCTCCATAGAAAATTACCAGGTTTATATATAAACTGCGAGAAAACAACCGAATGAATCAAATATATTATGCCAGCAACATACCAAatatatgttacattttaatgtttttccTTTGACATTTGCTGttaataagatatataaatatataaaatgtatttaaaaattcaCACTTTAAAATTATTAAGACTTGAATGCTGATCTATTAATAGAGTTATttagaaattacatttctataagtaatataatgataaagtgTCTCCAAAATGTGCAGTAATGCTGTTAAGTTGATTTATACAACACTGAGAgaacacataaaataataaaacaaagagTTTGTACCAATATACAATGTCAAAAACATTTGTGTTCTGTATATCAGAAATCAAAGGAATAGAAGCAATTCTTGAATAATTGAGTAAAAACCAGAATTTTTTTTGGCAGATGAATTAAATTTCCATGAAATGTAATTCAGTGGAACCATTAATGCTAAAAATCTGCACAATGCTAGATGTAAAAGTCTAATAAATTCAGACTATAGCAAAACACAAATgcataacaatataaaatcaacaCATTCTTGATGAATAGACTTAAGGGTACAATCTACCTTATTTCTGTAGTGCtatagagttacctccctttacaaAGACACTCTCTGAGTTGAAACATTTTGAAAGTGGTGCTTAATAACACTTTTTTGCCCATCATCAATCATATTGAATCAAGGTTGCCATTCAAAAATTCTTCATTATATGTCTCTATTCAGCTTTTTCAAAGGAGAGCAATCAACATTAAGGTAGCATGTATCCTTAAACAGAAAATGAGGTCAAATGATGTATATCACACAACCATCACATGAATAGCATCACCCTCACATACAAACTAATTGACGTAATAATTGTCAACATTTGATTCAAATTAACTAGAACACCAGATCTTCAACTAAGAGGAAATCAGATCTTTTAtcttttaattacatgtataatgattcCCATAATTCTAAGTATGGTAACCAAGTAAGATTTCCTTGTTCATATTGCATCATAAAAACAGATTTAAAGATCTTTGACTTAAGTAATTTTGAATATCAAACAACAACTGTTTTAATATTGGATCTCTAATATGTATAATCAAAAtgtactttgaaaaaaaaattggcaAAAATTTCATCTCTCCAAATCTTCAAAATTAACGGTCAGCAATGATCAAATTGGATGAATGGATGGACGGACATAACGACAAATAGCATTATACTATCATGAACAACATTTTGCATTTTCAAATTTGTGCCATGTTGAAAGCTTATATAATAGCTCATCAGTTGACATCAATATGGTTACAGAATACTAAAAGCATGAATTGATTGCATGTCGTCTATCTACCGACTCTACAAGTAATGACAAATATCAGATCCAGATAACGAGTTTCTTCCTGTGTACATAGCTGGTACACAAGTATGTAATTTGGAAAATGTttccttttgatttttttccattgaatttcttttaaatctaaACTATGACTGTAATATCTACATAGAGTtcacttataaaaaaaaaatcatcagaaTTTTTATtccatgtatatatctgtataatatacaatatcatgAATATTCCTCAAAAAATTGATAGTTAGTTTcctgaatattttatttttataatttttcccTGATGGATATGGGTAATTAAAACATCTATTAACAACTTCATGAGAATTCATGTCGAAAATGGGGTGAT
Coding sequences:
- the LOC138316499 gene encoding uncharacterized protein encodes the protein MKAALQLLNVLEEWTEALDRALDIECIYLDFRKAFDTVPHHRLMKKLEAYGINKETLTWLEDFLVNRQQRVIINGETSKWGRVTSGIPQGSVLGPLLFVIYINDLPEMIKSTVYLFADDTKLFQIINSQESKKSIQEDLLQLTHWSEATQIQRGQVQVTTRRETHWREHWICA
- the LOC138316500 gene encoding uncharacterized protein, whose translation is MDNLSYPERLKKLKLPTLSYRRVRGDMIETYKAVTGKYDKGATQFIRMWSDTSERSSTRTNSLKIFPQHTKTLIRKNSFSVRIASIWNNLPDHVVTSKTLDTFKNRLDNHWNEQEIKYNNYKENIS